CGTTTTGTCAGATAATCAGGTTTTGGACAAATTTTTGAATGGTAACTTTCATCAATTAATAAAAAATTAGAAAGCTATATATGAAAAAAGCATTAATAATAGTCGATGTACAAAACGATTTTTGTGAAGGCGGAGCTTTGGCTGTTCCGGGAGCAAACGAAGTAATTCCCTACATCAATCTTCTGATGGAAGAAAATCATTACGACCAGATTGTTCTTACTCAAGATTGGCATCCTGCAAATCACAAAAGTTTTGCAAGCAATAACAATAGAAAAGTGGGCGAAAGTATTATTTTAAACGGTGTTCCGCAGTTTATGTGGCCAGATCACTGTGTAGAAAATACTTTTGGTGCAGAATTTCATAAAGATCTAAACAGAGATAAAGTAACTCACATTATTCAGAAAGGAAAAAATACTGAGATTGATGCTTACAGCGGTTTTCAGGACAACAATCATTTTATGAAAACAGGTTTGGATGATTTCTTGAAATATCACGAAATTCAATTGGTGGAAATTGTTGGTTTAGCATTAGATTATTGTGTAAAATTTACTTGTATCGATGCTGCAGCCAATGGATACATCACCTGTCTTCACTTCAACGGAACCCGAGCTGTCAATGTAAAACCAGATAATGGTAAAGACGCAATTTTCGAAATGTTGCAGAAAGGGGTGACAATCTTGGGATAGTTTTTTGAATAAACACAAATTTCAATTTTGTAATTTGCATTAAAACTTAACATTCGATTTGTCATTCTGAATGAAACAAATTGAAATGAAGAATCTCTTTAATCTAAATAATAGATTCTTCCTTCGTCGGAATGACAAACTTTGAAAATGAAAAAAGACGTTGAAAAAATTCAACGTCTTTATATTTTAAGTTAAGACTCGAAACTTTTAATCTCGTATCTCGACTAAAGCATTTTAAGATTATTCACCTCCTGCTCCGTAAGGATTCTCCAGTGTCCTCTTTTGATGTTTTTCTTTGTCATTCCTGCAAACATTACTCTGTCTAGAGCTTCCACTTCGTATCCTAATCTTTGGAAAATTCTTCTGATAACTCGGTTCCAGCCGATATGAATTTCAATTCCAACTTCATTTCTAGGTTTCCCTTCGATAAATGAAATCTGATCAACTTCAGCAACACCTTCATCCAAACGAATTCCTTCTGAAATAAGTTTCAGGTCTTCATTCGTCAACTTTTTATCTAACGTAACATGATAAATTTTCTTCGCATCAAAAGATGGGTGCGTCAGTTTTTTAGTCATGTGTCCGTCATTCGTCAAAAGAATAACTCCGGTTGTAGAACGGTCTAATCTTCCTACCGGGAAAACTCTGTATGGAGAAGCATTTGCAACCAAATCCATAACTGTTTTTCTTGCTTTGTCATCTTTCGTAGTAGAAATATACCCTTTTGGCTTGTTTAAAAGTACATAAACCGGCTTTTCAGGGGTAATGTTTTGTCCGTCGAAAACTACTTTGTCAGTTTTTTCAACCTGGTAACCCATTTCAGTTACTACTTTACCGTTTACTTCTACCAAACCTTGAGTAATTAACTCGTCAGCTTCTCTCCTGCTGCAAATTCCGGAATTGGCAATGTATTTATTAAGACGAATAGTATCTTTATGAACGTCCTTTTCTACTTTCTTGAATCTTCTTTGTTGTACAAAAGATTTTGCTTTATCCTGATCTTTGTCGTCTCCTTGAGATCCGGGTCTTCTTCCGTATTTCAGGCTGCCTCTTTCGTATTTATCTCTAGCGTCAAAACTATTGGGTCTGCTACCTCCTCTTTTGGGAGCAGATTTACCGAAAGTCTTTTTCTCTTCACCTGAACTGGTAATAAATGGTTCTTGTTCAGTTTTTGAATATTTCTTATTCATTCGAGCTTGATAACTGGTATCGTCACTTCTTTTGGAATCAGAATTTCTTTCTCCCGCTTTAGGGAATGACTTCTTGAAAGGTTTTGATCCGGAATCTCCAGATTTAAGAGAACGAGGACTGTCTGAGTTTCTTGTTGAAGATCTAGGTTTTTTAGGTCTCCCTGAATTATTATTGTCTCTGCTCATTCTAAATATTTTTGCAAAGATAGTAATTTAGTTACGAGTTAGAAATTAAGAATCATAACTTTGTAGCTTAGTATAGCTTTTAATTATAAAAAAATCATACAATGATTACTTTATTAGACGAAAATTTTTCGCAACTTAATCAATTTTTGACCGAAAAATCATTCAGCAAAATTTTTATTTTGGTGGATGAAAATACCCATGAATATTGTCTTCCTGTATTATTAGGGAATTTAGAAACCGATATTTCTTTTGAAATTCTGGAGATTGAAGCGGGTGAAGAAATGAAAAATATTCAGACTGCCAATCAACTTTGGGAAATTCTTACAGAAATGCAGGCCGACCGAAAAGCTTTGATAATCAATCTTGGTGGTGGTGTAATTACCGATATGGGAGGTTTTGTAGCATCTACTTATAAAAGAGGAATTCAGTTTATCAATATTCCGACAACACTTCTTTCAATGTGTGACGCATCTATCGGTGGTAAAACAGGAATTGATCTGATGCATTATAAAAATATGGTGGGAACATTTTCTTTTCCTGAACAAATATATGCTTACACGCGATTTTTAGATACACTTCCTGCAAAAGAACTGAAAAGCGGATTTGCCGAAATGCTGAAACACGGATTAATTGCTGATAAAAAACACTGGGAAGCTTTGATTAAGCTGCAACATCTTGATCCGACAGGAATTGAACCGCTGATTCCACAGTCAATGGAAATTAAGCAGGAAGTTGTAAATGCAGATTTTCATGAGAAAAATGTGAGAAAAACTTTGAACTTCGGTCACACGATTGGTCATGCTATCGAAAGTTTATGTCTTCAGAGCGAAAATCCTATTCTTCACGGTGAAGCAGTTGCATTGGGGATGATTTGCGAAAGCCATCTTTCTTATCTTGAAGGTTTAATTTCTAAAGAAGATTCAGACTTGATTATAGAAAATATTCAGAGATATTTCTCTTTTATTGATTTGGGTGACTTTAAAGATGAAGATATTTTCAACTTATTATTGAATGATAAGAAAAATACAGATGCAAAAATCAATTTTTCTTTGCTTTCAGGAATTGGTTCTTGTATTTATGATCACGAATGTAGCACTGAAAATATTCAAAAATCAATCAATTATTACAAAAAACTAAGTGAATTTTAAGTTTTAAACTAAATTTTTAGATTTAAATTCAAATAATTATTATTTATAGCATATAAATTAGTTGAAATTTAATTACCTAATATTCATACTGTTATGATATAAACCATTTACTATTGTGAATGGTTTTTTTATGTTTTTAGTTTTCTATGAGTTTTGGCAAACAATTTGAAAGATACGTCTCGTCAAACTGAAAAAGTTTGGTAGTAAAATTTAAAATTAGAATTAGTAAAATATTAAAAAATTTAAGTTATGAAAAAGTTAATTTTAGGAATCGCAGTTTTGTCAACATCTTTGGCATTTGCTCAGACGACAACCACTACAACTAAAACGACATCGTCTTCAGATGTAAGATTTGGTATCAAAGGAGGAATGAACGTTTCTTCATTATCAAAAGACGGATCATTAGATGACCAAAAATCAAAAATCGGATTTAATGCAGGTGTATTTGCAACAATTCCGGTAGCAGAATCTTTCAGCATTCAACCAGAGGTTTTATATACTCAATACGGAAGTAAAGCAGATTATACTTTATTAGGAACTAAATATTCTTCATCAACACATTTAGATTATGTTGCTGTACCGGTAATGTTCCAGTATAGTTTTGTACCAAACTTCTATGTAGAAGCAGGTCCGGAATTTGGATTGATGGTAAGCGCAAAAAATAAAGTTAAAAACGAATCTAACGGTGCTTCATCAACAACAGATAACTATAAAGATGATTTAAATTCATTCAACTTAGGTATTGGTCTTGGTGCAGGTTATTATTTCACAGATAACATTGGTATTACTGCAAGATATGTTGCTGGTGTAACTGATGTTGCTAAAGACAGACCAAATGGTTCTGATGCTGTAAGAAACAATACTTTCCAAGTAGGTTTAGCTTATAAATTCTAAGAAAAGAAAATCTTATTTCAATAATAAAGGTCAGACTTAATTTTAAGTCTGACCTTTTTATATTTAGAAATTAATCTTAATTAAATAATTCTATTTCTTCTCCTTTTGCTACCGGATATTCTTCTGTGAAGCATCCGAAACAGTGATTAGAAGAACCTAAAATTTCTTTTAAATTATCAGTACTCAAAAACTCAAGAGAATCTACTCCCAAATAATTTCTAAGTTCTTCTGTCGTCATATTTGCAGAAATCAAATCGTCTTTTGAAGGGGTATCAATTCCAAGATAACAAGGTGCAATAATCGGTGGAGAAACACTTCTGAAGTGAATTTCCTTTACGCCTGCTTCTTTTAAAATTTTAACCAATCTTTTAGAAGTTGTTCCACGAACGATAGAATCGTCGATGATAACCACTCTTTTGTCTTTGATCTCAGAAATAATAGGATTTAGTTTCAGATTAACGATTCTTTCTCTCATTTCCTGAGTTGGAACGATGAAACTTCTTCCGATGTATCTGTTTTTAATCAAAACCGGACGGAAAGGGATTCCCGAAGCTTTAGAAAAACCAATTGCAGCAGGAACTCCAGAATCAGGAACTCCAATTACAATATCAGCTTCTACAGGAGCCTGTTCCCAGATTTTTTCACCAGATTTTTCTCTGATTTCGTAAACGTTGATGTTTTCTAAAGTAGAATCGGGTCTTGCAAAATAAATATATTCAAACGAACAGATTCTTTGCTTCGCTTTTGCTTCATCCACCATAATTGAGTGAAGTTTTCCAGGCTCGTTTTCATTTGTATAAATGATTTCACCAGGTAAAATATCACGAACATATTGAGCGCCTACAGCATCTAAAGCTACAGATTCAGAAGCGACAACGTAAGAATTTTCGTTGATAGCTCCCAAAACCAAAGGTCTGATTCCGTTGAAATCTCTGAATGCAAAGAATTTATTTCTCGTCATTCCCACTACCGAATAAGCTCCTTCAATTTTCTCCATAGTTGCTTTGATAGCACCACGAAGTCCAAGGTCAAGATTTTTTTGAATTAATCTTAAGATAACCTCAGAATCTGAAGTCGCTCTGAAAACTACACCTTCAGCTTCCAGTTCATGCTTTAGTTCTTTCGCATTGGTTAAGTTACCGTTGTGAGCGATAGAAAGTATAATCTGGTCATATTCGTTTTTGGCAAAAAATGGCTGGAAATTATATTTCTTTTTATCTCCTGCAGTCGTATAACGGGTGTGTCCGATTGCAGAATTTCCCATAAAAGTCTCAGGATTTTGAATCTCTTTATAAACATCCAAAACCAAACCTTCATCTTTCATATTGGTGATTTTTCCGTCTTTAAGAACAGAAATACCACAAGCTTCCTGACCTCTGTGCTGAAGCGCAAAAAGCCCGAACTGTGAAAGAG
Above is a genomic segment from Chryseobacterium mulctrae containing:
- the pncA gene encoding bifunctional nicotinamidase/pyrazinamidase, with the protein product MKKALIIVDVQNDFCEGGALAVPGANEVIPYINLLMEENHYDQIVLTQDWHPANHKSFASNNNRKVGESIILNGVPQFMWPDHCVENTFGAEFHKDLNRDKVTHIIQKGKNTEIDAYSGFQDNNHFMKTGLDDFLKYHEIQLVEIVGLALDYCVKFTCIDAAANGYITCLHFNGTRAVNVKPDNGKDAIFEMLQKGVTILG
- a CDS encoding porin family protein, translating into MKKLILGIAVLSTSLAFAQTTTTTTKTTSSSDVRFGIKGGMNVSSLSKDGSLDDQKSKIGFNAGVFATIPVAESFSIQPEVLYTQYGSKADYTLLGTKYSSSTHLDYVAVPVMFQYSFVPNFYVEAGPEFGLMVSAKNKVKNESNGASSTTDNYKDDLNSFNLGIGLGAGYYFTDNIGITARYVAGVTDVAKDRPNGSDAVRNNTFQVGLAYKF
- the aroB gene encoding 3-dehydroquinate synthase, producing the protein MITLLDENFSQLNQFLTEKSFSKIFILVDENTHEYCLPVLLGNLETDISFEILEIEAGEEMKNIQTANQLWEILTEMQADRKALIINLGGGVITDMGGFVASTYKRGIQFINIPTTLLSMCDASIGGKTGIDLMHYKNMVGTFSFPEQIYAYTRFLDTLPAKELKSGFAEMLKHGLIADKKHWEALIKLQHLDPTGIEPLIPQSMEIKQEVVNADFHEKNVRKTLNFGHTIGHAIESLCLQSENPILHGEAVALGMICESHLSYLEGLISKEDSDLIIENIQRYFSFIDLGDFKDEDIFNLLLNDKKNTDAKINFSLLSGIGSCIYDHECSTENIQKSINYYKKLSEF
- the purF gene encoding amidophosphoribosyltransferase, whose translation is MKSLDIHKSEYLKQFETQTYGRNLFRTQEEERLDAPNEECGIFGMYSDNDLDTFSLSQFGLFALQHRGQEACGISVLKDGKITNMKDEGLVLDVYKEIQNPETFMGNSAIGHTRYTTAGDKKKYNFQPFFAKNEYDQIILSIAHNGNLTNAKELKHELEAEGVVFRATSDSEVILRLIQKNLDLGLRGAIKATMEKIEGAYSVVGMTRNKFFAFRDFNGIRPLVLGAINENSYVVASESVALDAVGAQYVRDILPGEIIYTNENEPGKLHSIMVDEAKAKQRICSFEYIYFARPDSTLENINVYEIREKSGEKIWEQAPVEADIVIGVPDSGVPAAIGFSKASGIPFRPVLIKNRYIGRSFIVPTQEMRERIVNLKLNPIISEIKDKRVVIIDDSIVRGTTSKRLVKILKEAGVKEIHFRSVSPPIIAPCYLGIDTPSKDDLISANMTTEELRNYLGVDSLEFLSTDNLKEILGSSNHCFGCFTEEYPVAKGEEIELFN
- a CDS encoding pseudouridine synthase, which produces MSRDNNNSGRPKKPRSSTRNSDSPRSLKSGDSGSKPFKKSFPKAGERNSDSKRSDDTSYQARMNKKYSKTEQEPFITSSGEEKKTFGKSAPKRGGSRPNSFDARDKYERGSLKYGRRPGSQGDDKDQDKAKSFVQQRRFKKVEKDVHKDTIRLNKYIANSGICSRREADELITQGLVEVNGKVVTEMGYQVEKTDKVVFDGQNITPEKPVYVLLNKPKGYISTTKDDKARKTVMDLVANASPYRVFPVGRLDRSTTGVILLTNDGHMTKKLTHPSFDAKKIYHVTLDKKLTNEDLKLISEGIRLDEGVAEVDQISFIEGKPRNEVGIEIHIGWNRVIRRIFQRLGYEVEALDRVMFAGMTKKNIKRGHWRILTEQEVNNLKML